In Bacillota bacterium, the genomic stretch GGTACGCTTAAGATTTGAATTATACTTGCTATCTACAGCATGCTTAAGCTCCTCTTCAAAGCTCACATCCTGTTTTTTATAACCGGGTGTATTAATATTCGCTATATTGTTTGCGATTACCTGCTGCCTAAGAGCTGTTGCGTCAAGACCGCTGTTTAAGGCTACAAAAGTGTCGTTAGAGAAAAGATCGATCAATTCTCTGCACCTCCACTCACCTCGATGCCATCGAAGGCCTCTTCGAAGTTGCTGCCTGAAGCGATTAACCTATCTATCAGCGCCTTTGGAAAGCGCCATTCTTTGCCAATCTTAAGGCCAGGTAACTTTCTATCCCTGGCTAACCTGCATATCGTTATCTGGCTCATCTGTAGGTACTCAGCCAGCTGCTTTGTCGTCATTATCTCGGTGGTTTTGCTTTTCATCGCTTTCCTCCGGCACCAGCCCTTGCCTATTGGCTATATTACTATTCTTTGCTGCGCCTAACAAGCAAAGGCTTTATATATTTTAAAATAATTTTCGCTATTTTACCAATCTATTAAATACTTTACCTTGCGATTATATAGTTTTATATTGCTAACTAGCTTTTGGTTGCTTATTACGCACTTATGATATTCTTGATAACCTTCTATATATTTTGGCATCCGATAGATTGTTATAATATCGCTTGACATATTATTTTATCTTTTTCTATCGTTTCAGGATTTGACTAAGCACGCGCGGAGAAAAACACTATGTTGCTTTTAAGTTCAGAGGAATCTTCTGGAAGATTGATAGTGATTTGATTTGTACGGAACGCCTCAGTCGGTCGGTGTTCCCTGGCTTCCGTTTCCGGTCCGGCCAATCTCAGATGCCTCTCTCTTGGTTCCTCTGAATTTAAATTAAGAGCTAGTGCCTCCGCCATCTAAATCCCCTTAACGATTGCCCCTAAATCAAAGGATTGCTGGCAATTTCAAGCTATCAATAAAGTAATCGGCATTTTTTTGGGAAGGCTTAAGCATTTTTTTGATGTGTGGTTAAGCAGGGCTTTTGCCCTGCTTAAGGTTTTGATGTGCCAATATTTTTGTTTTTTTGACCTTGGCACCTTCGCACCTTGGTGCTTCAGGACTAACACCTAGCTATTTTTATTTACTACACTTCTTACCGCTTGTGGCCTGTTATAGGCCTTGTGCGCATCCTTTTTAATTCGCAGCTCTTTTAACTGCGCCAGGGTTTCCTCTCTTCGCTTAAGCAGTAGTTTAAGATTTTTATCCCCCTCGCCCGATATTTGCTCGAGAGCTTTTAATATAACATCGCGCTCGTGTGCTGAAAGCTGATCCACTCCTGAGTCTTCCTGTTGGTTGTCCAGGGTCTCTATCTTTGATAATGCCTCTTCCATTTTACCGATTACCACATTTAGCTTTTCTACATCTAATGCTTCTATCGCAGCCCTTTCTTCATCAATTAGAAGCTTGATATCCTTGAGGTAGGCTGATTTTCGCTTAATATAATCGCTCATCTGTGACACGTCTTTGGCCTTTGAATTAACTGGCAATATTTACACCTGCTTTTTCTATGCCCCTTGGATTCTTCATAACTTCAGCCCAGGCTGAACTTAAATCGGATAGCAGGCCGATGCACTCGTTAACCAGC encodes the following:
- a CDS encoding helix-turn-helix domain-containing protein produces the protein MKSKTTEIMTTKQLAEYLQMSQITICRLARDRKLPGLKIGKEWRFPKALIDRLIASGSNFEEAFDGIEVSGGAEN